The Brassica napus cultivar Da-Ae chromosome C5 unlocalized genomic scaffold, Da-Ae chrC05_Random_7, whole genome shotgun sequence genome segment TCCAACATCGGCTTCTTTAGCAACTCATCCATCTCGAACTGCATAACTATGTCTCCAAGATTCAAATCAATCTTCCCCTGTTGCACATCAATGATGGCTCCAACAGTACATAAGAATGGTCTTCCCAAGATGAGAGGATCTTTAGACTCTTCTTCCAGTTCTAGAACAACGAAGTCTGCTGGAACAGAGGTGTTCCCGACCTTTACATGGAGATCCTCTGGAATACCAACCGGGGATTTGACTGATCTATCTGCGAATACCAATGACATCTTAGTTGGTTTGAAATGCGTGTATCCTAGACGTCGAGCCACAGAGTAAGGCATGAGATTCACGCTGGACCCAAGGTCAACCAAAGAGCATGCAAAAAATGTCTTCCCAATCTGGATAGAGAGGACAAATTTGTCGGGGTCTCCTCGCTTCTTTATCTGCCTGTTCTGAAGAACTGCGCTGCACTCCTTGGAAACCGTCATGAACTCGCTCTCCTCTGATATTTTCCTGAGATCAATCCCTTCATAAAGCTGCGCATGGAGGGCATCATCTGCATGCATCCATCAAGGGGAGTCGGACGGTTAGGTCCTCCAGCATCTTCCTGCACTAAATTTCCTCTTTGTCCTTACGAGTGGCCCTTGCTGGAACAGGGTAAGGGACCTTAGGAATGTATTCGCGAGGAGGAACAGCCTCTGGGATCGGGCGCACCGCTTCAGTTGGTTGTTTTGGCCCTGGCGAACTTGTTTCAAGTGCTGGTTATGTATTCCTCTCATCTGCCTGATCGGCTGGGCAGTTGTTCCGACTCTTTCTGCTTCCCTTTCTCAGCCGCGGTAAACCTCCTCCTTTCTGGCTCGGAGAGTTGCTTCCTGCTCCTCAGCTGAACCGCATTGCACTCTTGGGGTTTTGTCTGTTTTACCCGGTAGAGTACCTTgtgcctcttgacactctcagcaGTCTGAGCTATGAATGTCCATCGTCTCATATAGCTTGCGACATTATCGTACTTGGTGCTCAAATCTCCGAACATATGGTTCATTCTGGTATTGATCTCGGTAGTGACCTGGTTCAGAGCTTTCCCTTGGAGCTGTTGTCCTTGGAGGAGTTGCTGCAACATGGTTTTAGTTTCATCTTGCGGAACGGCGACAGGGGCGGAGGAAAGTAGCGACCTGATTGTTCTGGTGTTCtgcattgaggttgattgttcTGTGGTTTGCTTAGAACATAAGTTCGGGGTTGATAG includes the following:
- the LOC125594907 gene encoding uncharacterized protein LOC125594907, which produces MHADDALHAQLYEGIDLRKISEESEFMTVSKECSAVLQNRQIKKRGDPDKFVLSIQIGKTFFACSLVDLGSSVNLMPYSVARRLGYTHFKPTKMSLVFADRSVKSPVGIPEDLHVKVGNTSVPADFVVLELEEESKDPLILGRPFLCTVGAIIDVQQGKIDLNLGDIVMQFEMDELLKKPMLDGQTFEVDEGIDPLHLEKE